In a single window of the Drosophila albomicans strain 15112-1751.03 chromosome 3, ASM965048v2, whole genome shotgun sequence genome:
- the LOC117571408 gene encoding putative leucine-rich repeat-containing protein DDB_G0290503 codes for MPSMTPQLLMMHLLFILSAIQGMEAYKYYAYDGGSTPHLISRRTFNAHPTVQRRTIENQCNQKGEITHWINQQVARNTKLTEFNQKLQKILDNVNENNTTEKAHCCFYENNTMDKVFADITILSEKYNINGGVALKSTGDIGQDLDRILERLKQLVGKDMKSCCNHLSTKLKELEADFVKQLEELKHKINKDPENKENLSKDKELELKNKLEQLKERMEQLEKKQLENEKISGKGTCCKELEQKLKELQSQVETAKTGNKTADLDKELQDFLDKQKEQVTKIKEIEEELKKRAANVQKVLENCEKRCGNKQTGNETNGKTSKENIGVNDDSRRLDTLEQMIQNLIENHKKLNNMLENMTKCKRADNCEQKRIKDQAEFQSQIEKAKVCCKDIDKLGKDNEELRQNIKQMNASYIEHLSQLNNDIKELQNGLKDALEKSKNPEETGNGNNKETSKNQEFNNELDDINKKLDQLQITLIVNENKLNNVQQQSNNNFKELTNSLEIQKNAIKQFEKNAEIRFDDLNSKGNTEKPVDQADRLDRLEKEQNQLSENINKTQELQKRVEELEKKLKEALDDLQASKSTVDKCSLKCKQLDNINDMIKRIEDLEVKVKNHKSSKNGKSNDKPKKKRKGSAIGGVDFE; via the exons ATG CCATCAATGACGCCACAGCTGTTGATGATGCACTTGCTGTTCATCTTATCAGCAATACAGGGAATGGAGGCATACAAATACTACGCCTATGATGGTGGAAGTACACCTCATTTAATAAGTCGTCGTACTTTCAATGCACATCCAACAGTTCAACGCAGAACTATAGAGAATCAGTGCAATCAAAAAGGAGAGATTACTCATTGGATCAACCAGCAAGTTGCAAGAAATACAAAACTCACAGAATTCaatcaaaaattgcaaaaaattcTGGATAACGTGAATGAAAATAACACTACGGAGAAAGCTCACTGTTGCTTCTATGAGAATAATACTATGGATAAAGTTTTTGCGGATATAACAATCCTTTCggagaaatataatattaatggaGGAGTTGCACTGAAGTCAACTGGAGATATAGGTCAGGATTTGGATCGCATTTTAGAGAGACTTAAGCAACTTGTTGGCAAGGATATGAAAAGTTGCTGCAATCATTTATCTACCAAGCTCAAAGAACTGGAAGCAGACTTTGTCAAACAATTGGAAGAAttgaaacacaaaataaataaggatccagaaaataaagaaaatttatcTAAAGATAAAGAGCTTGAGCTAAAGAATAAATTAGAACAATTAAAGGAACGAATGGAGCAGCTTGAAAAGAAACAGctagaaaacgaaaaaatatcTGGAAAAGGAACTTGTTGCAAAGAATTagaacaaaaactaaaagaattGCAGAGCCAAGTAGAAACTGCAAAAACTGGAAACAAAACAGCAGATCTCGATAAGGAACTACAAGATTTTCTTGATAAGCAAAAAGAGCAGGttactaaaataaaagaaattgaagAAGAGCTAAAGAAACGAGCAGCGAATGTGCAGAAAGTATTGGAAAATTGCGAAAAGCGATGCGGAAATAAACAAActggaaatgaaacaaatggaaaaactagcaaagaaaatattgGAGTTAATGATGATTCGCGAAGATTGGATACTTTGGAACAAATGATTCAAAATCTTATAGAAAACCATaagaaactaaataatatGCTTGAAAATATGACAAAATGCAAGCGTGCAGATAATTGTGAACAAAAGCGGATTAAAGATCAAGCTGAATTTCAGTCACAAATTGAAAAGGCGAAAGTTTGCTGCAAGGACATCGATAAATTGGGGAAAGATAATGAAGAACTACGGCAAAACATTAAACAGATGAATGCGAGCTACATTGAGCATTTATCGCAGCTAAACAACGATATTAAAGAATTACAGAATGGCCTTAAAGATGCTTTGGAAAAATCCAAGAATCCAGAAGAAACCGGAAATGGTAATAATAAAGAAACGAGTAAAAATCAGGAATTTAATAATGAACTAGATGATATAAATAAGAAACTGGATCAATTGCAAATCACGCTCATTGTTAACgaaaataaactaaacaatGTGCAGCAACAATCGAATAACAACTTCAAGGAGCTAACCAACAGTTTAGAAATTCAGAAAAATGCTATCAAACAGTTCGAAAAGAATGCAGAAATACGTTTTGATGATCTCAATTCTAAAGGCAATACCGAGAAGCCAGTCGATCAAGCTGATCGCTTGGATCGTTTGGAAAAAGAGCAAAACCAATTAAGCGagaatataaacaaaactcAGGAGCTACAGAAACGCGTAGAAGAGTTGGAGAAAAAGCTAAAAGAAGCTCTTGACGATCTTCAGGCATCTAAATCAACAGTTGATAAGTGTTCCCTGAAATGTAAACAATTGGATAACATTAACGATATGATAAAACGCATTGAAGATCTTGAAGTTAAGgtaaaaaatcataaaagctCAAAAAATGGTAAATCTAATGATAAACCGAAGAAGAAACGTAAGGGATCTGCTATAGGAGGCGtcgattttgaataa